In Phycisphaerae bacterium RAS2, the DNA window TTGATTTGCGTTTCTTGCGAAAAGGAATTCCCGCCCGCAGCCGGCTGGACCTGCCCCGCCTGCGGACCGGACGAAGGCATTCTCGACGTGCAGTACGATCTGCCGCGCGTCCGGCAGACGCTGACCCGCGCGGCGCTGGCAACGCGGCCGCTGTCGCACTGGCGGTACGCGGAACTGCTTCCGGTCGCCGTGCCGCCGCCTGCGGGCATCGAGCAGATCGGGTGGACGCCGTTGGTCGACGCGCCGCGCCTGGCCGCTGCGCTGGGTATCGGGCGATTGCGACTGAAGGACGACGGCCGCAGCGCGTCGGCCTCGTTCAAGGACCGCGCCAGCAGCATCGGCGTCGCCCATGCCATTCAAACACTGGTTGCCACTGCTTCCCACCACGGCGGGTCTTCGACAAGCAGTGGCACAAGCAGAGATCGCGCTGACCCGCGCGCGACCCCCATCGCAATTCAGATCGCCTGCGCATCGACCGGCAACGCTGCCAGCAGTCTGGCACATTGCGCTGCCGCCGCGGGGCTGGCCTGCAACATCTTCGTGCCGCGGACCGTGCCCGAGGGCAAGCTGACGCAGCTGCTCGCCTACGGCGCCCGCGTCTTCAAGGTTATGGGCAGCTACGCCGAGGCATACGACCTCTGCACCACGGCCTGTGCCCGGTTCGGCTGGTACAACCGCAACTGCGCCGTGAATCCGTACCTCGTCGAGGGCAAGAAGACCGGCGGGCTGGAAGTTGCCGAGCAGTGCGCCGACGACCCGCCGGAGTGGGTGGCCGTGAGCATCGGCGACGGCTGCACGATCGCGGGAATCTACAAAGGTCTGCGCCAGATGCGCGAGGCGGGCGTCATCAGCTGGAACGCGCGCATGCTCGGCGTGCAGGCGGCCGGCGTCGCGCCGATCACGAACCTGTGGCAGCGGCTCATCGCCGGTGAATCGCTGGAGAAACTAACCAACCGCGAACTGCACTCTCGCGACACGACCTACGCTGACAGCATCAACTGCCCCGTGCCGCGCAACTGGCGCAAGGCGCTGGCCGCCCTGCGCGACAGCGGCGGGGCATGCGTCGCCGTCACCGACGAACAAATCATGGAGGCCGTGCGTACGACGGGCAGGCTGTCGGGCGTCTTCGCCGAGCCGGCGGCGGCGGCAGCGGTCGCGGGCATCGCCCAGGCCCGGCGCGACGGCATTCTCACCGAGCGGTCGAGCGTCGTCGCCATGATCACCGGCAACGGATTGAAGGACACGGCGGGCGCGCTGCGGGCAGTCGGCAAACCGCATGAAATCAAGCCGGATGTCGGTGAAGTGGAGCGAATCATACGCCAGGAGTGAATGGAGAACGGAGAACTGAGAAGGCAGGAGCGGTTTCAGGACTCCTCTCCCCCATAGGGGAGAGGGTGACACCAACCCTCGTTATTCTTAATTCGACATTCTACATTCAAAGACCATGTCCACCATCCTTACCAACGCCATTCTCTGCGACCTCGACCCGCCGCGGGTCCAGCTTGGCGCACTGCGCATCGAAGACGGTCTCATCACCCATCGCGGCAGATCGGTGCCGGCCGGGCGCGACGACGAGGTGATCGACCTGGGCGGCGCGGTGGTGATGCCCGGGCTGGTCAACGGCCACACGCATCTGTACTCGGCGCTGGCGGTGGGCATGCCTCCGTCGCCGAAGACGCCGCGAAACTTCCTGCAGATTCTCAAGTACGTCTGGTGGCGGCTGGATCAGGCGCTGGACGCCGAGAGCATCGAAATGTCAGCCCGCATCGGCGCGCTGGAGGCCCTGCGCTGCGGCACGACGACGCTCATCGACCATCACGCTTCGCCCTGCGCCATCGACGGCTCGCTCGACCGCATCGAGGCCGGCCTGCACGCCGTTGGTCTGCGCGGCGTGCTTTGTTATGAAACCACCGATCGCCACGGCCGGGCCGGGCGCGAAGCAGGCCTCGCGGAGAACGCGCGTTATATCGTAAAATGTCGCGATCACGGACGCGGGCGATTCGCCGGGCTGGTCGGCGCGCACGCCTGCTTCACGCTGGAGGATGAATCGCTGCGGGCCTTGGCCGACTTGTCGCAAAAAACGCGCTGCGGCGTGCACATCCACGTCGCCGAGGATCCGTGCGACGAACGCGCCTGCCGCCGACAGCATCGCAAGTCGCTGATCGCCCGCCTCACCGCGTTCGGCCTGCTCCACGAGCGATCCATTTTCGCGCACGGTACGCACCTGGACGCCGCGGCGATCAAACGCGTCCGCGCGGCGAAGGTCACGATGGCGCACAACGCCCGTTCGAACATGAACAACGCTGTCGGCTATGCGCCCGTCGCCGAATTCGGCCCGCGCGTCATGCTCGGCACCGACGGCATCGGCGCGAACATGTTTGGCGAGGCCCGGGCCGCATGGTTCATCGCGCGGCACAGCGGGTCGCGCCTCGCGCCCGGCGACATCGTCGCTATGTTGGCACAGAGCGCCCGACGCGCGTCGGCCTCGCTGGGCGTCACGCTTGGGAAGTTGCAGCCCCGCGCGGTCGCCGATGTGGTCATCACCAACCATCGCCCGTTCACACCGATCGACACGAGCAACCTCACGGGCCACCTGCTGTTTGGCCTCGGCCCGCAACATGTCGAGTCGGTCATGATCGGCGGCCGCTGGAAACTCCGCGGCGGCAAGGTGCTGGAGTGCGATGAAGTCGGCGCGCGCGAAGCGGCTGTAGGGATTTCAAAGCGGATGTGGAAAAAAATGGAAAATTTCAAGTAACGATTGCAGCTTGCCTGCTATGTTGTTCAAGTTAGAAAAAATCATTCCCGGCGAACTGGCATATCCGATGCCGTTGGTGACGCGCATTGTCGTATGGACAGCTCTTTGCGCCGGGTGCGCTGGGCCGTCGATCCTCCTGGCAGTCCTCGTCCGCGCGAACCATCTCGCGTTGGCGATTAGTTGTATTGCTTTTGTCGCGGCCTACGTTGTACTCACGGGCACCGAATTCTGGATTTCACTCTGGCAGCGCGACTCGGCTCGCCGTGCGATTATTGCCGGGTTCACTTTGCGAATCCTGGCGTCCATTGTCTTTCCGCTCGGAATGATGCTCGACATGATTCCCGGTATGCTCATTGCTGAATTGGTCGGATTCGATACAGAGAACTTCCATGAATTGAGCGCAGCCCAGACATTCGTCATGGCGTTCTTATTCGGCATTTCGATGAACTTCATCTTGTGGCTCGGCATCGCGATGCTCTATCCGATCACATACCGAATCAAGCCATCGAAACGGCCAGCCGGCGTCTGCAAGCGCTGCGGCTATGACCTCCGCGCCAGTCCGATCCGTTGCCCTGAATGCGGCGAACCGACGCCAGCGGCGGCGCTCCCGTCAGTCGAAGCACCTCCCGGCGCTCCTCGCCACAGCGAGTCCCAGACCTGACGGTCGCGGCTCGGATCGACGCGCGGCTGTTTTCAATCCGTTAAATCGTCCGGCGTGTCTGCATCGCGCAGCACGGCGTCGGTCGGCAAGTCCACGAGCCGCACGCGGTCGGCGAACTCTCGCGTCAGCGCATTCAATCCGCCGTCGCACGCTGGCGACATCACGAAAGGAATCAACTCGACGGGGAAAATGATCGGATGCCCGCGACGGCCGCCGTGCGACGCGATGATGATCGGTGGCCGGCCGTGGGCGCAATCGCTCGCGCCGCTCGTTTTCGATTCGCGCGAGATCGCCGCGAGGTACGCGCCGGCGCACGCGGCGAACGCATCGGTCGTCAGCCCTGGATAATCGCCGGGGCAGACAAGGATGCCGTCGTGCGGCGAGAATTCGCCAATTCCCGCACGACCCCGGCCCCAGGTCTCTCCCAGCGCACGCAGACCGATTCGCACTGAATCAATCATCTCCGACGATTCGTCTTCGTTGAACGCGATGCGGATCCTGCCGTGCGACGATTCTATCTTCGTTGCGCCCAGCGCGTCGGCAATCGCGCGGCGCGTCACGACCATGACGCCGGCGATGGCATCGACCGCCGCCATCGACTCCGCCAACCGCAACACCATCGGCTGGCCGTTGACGGCGATCAACTGCTTTGGCCGACCCATGCGCCGCGACAAACCCGCAGCCGGGATCATGGCGAAGATTCGATCGCGATCGTTCATACTTGCCTATCCGAGCAGCGACCATCAGGACTGGGACTCGCTGTGACAAGGAGCGCCGCGCGGCGTCCGGGACTCGCGCACACGTCCGATCCTGGACAGCCTCCATCGCTTGCTGCGTTTCCCGGCGCTCCCTTACGGTCGCGGCTCGGACTATTGATGCACGTTGACCTGATTCACGCGCGACGCATCCAGCACGCCCGTCAGCAGATGCCGCATCGTGTGATACGCCCAAAGGTTCAGCGTGTGTTCGCCCTCCAGCGGCGAGTGCGCGTGCAACGCCTTCAGCGCGTGGGTCGCACCGTCGAACTCCGCGACGACCACGCCGTCATCCAGCACCAGATGCCCGTCGGCCGCCATCAATCGAAACACGCGGCCCTTGATCCGCCCGCGAATCCACGGCCCCTGCACCGATTGCCCGATGACAAACCCATCGCGCGGGGCGGCCTGCTCCCACGAGCGCTCGCTGCCGAAGAACGTCGGCTTCTTGATGTACGGCCCGCCGTACTCGGGGCAGAACGTGTCGCAGTTGCCGCACTCGTTGCAGAAGTCGCTGTAGCAGGCGATCTGCATCGACTCGGTGATTTCAAACCGCCGTGAGTCGCCGTTGCGATGCGTGAGTCTGTCGCTGCGCGATTCGCCGTCAAGCGGCGAGACAAGGATATCGTGATAGTCGAAGGCAATCTTGGGCGTGGGGTAGGTGAAGTTTGCCGCGTTCGGGCAGACGGGCATGCACTTGTCGCAGGTGATGCAGTCGAAGGTCTCCAGGTGTGAGTCGATGCGTTTGGGGACTTTGCGATTTTGCGCCGCATGGTAGCGAGGGTCGTTACCGATGCCTGCGACTTCGAAAGTGGTATTCCAAACGGAGGATTCGGCCACGCTCAATCTCGTTCGCGGCGCCGAAAGCATCCGTATCAACTCCTCGTTAGGCCGCTCAACCTGGCAATCATCAGGAATCCTTTTTCGAACTTGTGCGCGATGTAAAATGAACTCGGGGATTGTTCTTGCACCCCCTGATTTCTTCATCTGCGAAATGAGTCCTTCAAGAAGACTCTGCATTCTGCCATACCCTCCGGGGCGCAGGAGATCGGTGCTCACCGTGATTGGAACAAATCCGCACGCAACTACGTTCGGGAAATTCGCCGCACTGATCCCCGCGCTGAAGGAGATGGGAAACTCCGCGCCCATCGCCCGGCGAAACTCGTCCGTGAGTGTCATTGTAATGACATGCAGCGGCTGGCCCGACAGGTACATCACCTTGTTGTCCGGCGTGAAGAAATCGCGGTGGTTGAGCACCTCCAGCGTGTTGCTGAATTTCGCGCCGAACGTCCGCCCGCGCGCCGCCGCGAAGCCCGACAACCGCCGGCAGAGCTGCACGCCTTCGTCAAATCCCAGCCCCGTTCGATACGCTTCGGGGTTCACGGTCAATTCGGTGTAGCCCAGCACGTCGTGCAGCAAGTGCTCCAGCCGCTCCTTGCCGAGCATCGGCGGGTTCATCTTCACGATCACGTTGAAGTCGTACTCGCCCATCAGGAATTCGCAGATGCGCTCAATCTCGTCGGCCGGGCAACCGTGAAACGTCGAGAGCGTGATGCTGTCGCTGATGCGCGCGGGATACTCCAGCTTGCGCGCGGCGGCGAATTCCACTGGGATCTCCGCGCGAAGCTGTTCCACCATCGGTCGCGCGTCGATCATCGCATCGAGGAACCCGCGCACCGCCTCGCCTCGAATGCCCGCGAGGTCGTACCCGACGCTCAAGTCGTACACCACGTCGCCCGCCGGGCCGCGATTGCCCGCCGGCCCGTCGGGGTGCGCAGATCGAAACATGTCGATCAGCATGGCCCCGGCCACGTATTCGCGGATCGATTCGGCGATGCGCAGCTCCTGCGACCACTCGATGTTGTAGCCCACGTTGGTCACGTCGATGCAGGGGCGGCCGATCGTCAACCGATCGTTCACCTGCACCGTCTTGAGTTCGAGGATGCGCCCGCCCGCGACGTAGCTTAACAGGATGTTCTGCGCCATCTGCGTGTGCGGCCCGGCGGCGGGACCGAGCGGATTGCCGGCGCGATGCCCGTGAAACGCGACCGACAAGTCCGGCCCGTCGGCTGCGGGCGCGTACCAGCGATTGCGCGGCAATTCGAACAGCGCATCCTGCCGCGACGGTTCGAGGTACAACCGTCTTACGAGGTCCGCAAACGGCGCCGGGACAAGTTCGGCCATGTTGTCATTGTACCACCGGCTCCCACTCTCGGCGTCGATTCCCGTATAATCAAAGTGCCATGTCCGCACCTGCTCACGCTTCCTCGTCCGTCGCCTTCACGCTGAACGGCCAATCCGTCTCCACGCCCCACGGTGACCGCAGCCTCCTCGACGTGCTGCGCGAGGACTTCGACATCATCTCGCCGAAGAACGGCTGCCAGCCGATGGGTCAGTGCGGCTGCTGCACGATCCTGATTGACGGCAAGCCGCGACTAAGTTGCACGATCAAGGCCTCGGTCGCGGCGGGTAAGAACGTGACCACGCTGGAAGGATTGCCCGAAAGTAAGCGTCAGCAAATCGCCGACTGCTTCGTCCACGCCGGCGCGGTTCAGTGCGGCTTTTGCATCCCCGGCATTGCCATGCGGGCGCATGCTTTGTGTGAGAAAAATGCCGCACCGACTCACGATCAGATCACCGGCGATCTGCGTGCTCATCTCTGCCGCTGCACGGGCTACACCAAGATTGTCGACGCGATCGACCTGCTCGCCCGCGTCCGCGGCGGCGAGCCGATGCCGTCCAACGGCTGCGCCGGAAAAGTCGGCGAACGCCTGCATCGTTACACCGGTCACGACGCGGCGCTCGGTATGCGCCGCTACATCGACGACATCAAGGTGCCCGGCATGGTCCATGCCGCGCCGCGGTTGAGCGATCATCCGCGCGCGCTGGTGAAGAAAATCAATACCGCGCCGGCCATGGCCGTGCCCGGCGTGCTGCGCGTCGTCACGGCGGCGGATGTGCCGGGTAATCGAATTGTCGGACTCATCACGCAGGACTGGCCGGTCTTCGTCGCCGAGGGCGAGGAGACGCGCTACGTCGGCGACGTGTTGGCGTTTGTCGTGGCGACGGATGTTCATGCGGCGCGGTACGCGGCGGATCAGATCGAGATTGAATACGACATTCGCGCACCGGTCACAACGCCGGATGAGGCACTGAAGCCTGGCGCGCCGAAGATTCACCCCGGCGGCAATTTGCTTTCCAAAGCGGCGCTCGTGCGCGGCGAACCCGATGCGGTACTGGCAGCTTCCGCGCACGTCGTCGAAAACGTCTGGCAAACCCAGTGCATTGAGCACATGTATCTCGAACCCGAAGCGGCCATCGCCATCCCCGACGGCGACGGACTAAAATTGCTCACCCAGGGCCAGGGCATTTTCGACGATCGTCGTCAGACGGCGAAGGTGCTTGGCTGGCCGATCGAGCGCGTCCGCGCCGAACTGGTGTCCAACGGCGGCGCGTTCGGCGGGAAGGAAGACATGAGCGTTCAGGCGCAGACCGCATTGTGCGCCGTGCTGGTGAACAAACCCGTCAAATGCGTCCTGACGCGCGAGCAATCGTTACGGCTGCATCCGAAGCGCCATCCGGTGCGCATCTCCCTGAAGGTCGGCTGCGATGCCGAAGGGCGACTCACCGCCGCGCGCGTGCGCATCATCGGCGACAAGGGCGCGTACGCATCCGTCGGCGCGAAGGTGCTGGAGCGCGCCGCGGGTCACGCCATCGGCCCGTACAAGTGCGAGAACATCGACATCGAGTCGCTCGCCGTGTACACCAACAATCCGCCGAATGGGGCGATGCGCGGCTTCGGCGCGAATCAGGCCGCCTACGCCATCGAAGGCGCGCTCGACATGCTCGCCGCGAAGGTCGGCATCGACGGCTGGGAGATTCGCTGGCGAAACATCCTGCGACCCGGCGATCGTTTCTGCACCGGGCAGCGGCTGACCAAACCGTTCGGCCTGGAGCAGACGCTCCTCGCGGTGCGCGACGCCTATCGCGCTGAAAAATTCGCCGGCATCGCCTGCGGCATCAAGAACGTCGGCATCGGCAACGGCCTGCCCGAAATCGGCTGCGCGAGTCTGACGGTCGAAACCGACGGCCGCATCACGCTCCGAACCGGTCACACCGAAATGGGCCAGGGCTTGTTCACCATCGCGATTCAAACCGCCGTGCAGGAGACCGGCCTGCCGCATGAGATTTTCACCGCCCGATGCGATACGTCCGACCCCAACGACAGCGGTCAGACGACCGGCAGTCGCGGTACAGTGCTGACCTGCCACGCGGTGATCGACGCATGCAAGAAACTGAACGCGGACTTGAAGCAACTGAACTGGCCTACCGATACCGAGCCGACCGCCAACGAGCCGCGGGCATGTGCTAACGAGCCGCGGGCTTCAGCCCGCGCGGCCATGCAAGCGCTCGCAACCCTCGCCGGCCGAAAATACCTCGGCCGCTGGGAGTGCTACAAGACCGACAAGTTCGGCGCGGACGTGCCCGAGCCGAAGACGCACCTCACCTACGGATTTGCGACACAGGTCTGTATTCTCGACGAGACCGGGCGGATCAAGAAGTTCATCGCCGCCCACGACGTCGGCCGCGTGATGAACCCGACGCTGCTGGAAGGCCAGCTCGAAGGCTCGATCCACATGGGCCTGGGCTACGCGCTCACGGAGGAGATGGTCTACGACGGCGGCCGTCTGGTGACGGACGACGTGAAATCCTGCGGCGTGCTGCGGGCGCATCACATGCCGCCGATCGAAATGGTCCTCGTCGAAGTGCCCGATCCGGACTGCCCCTACGGCGCGCGCGGCGTCGCCGAGATCGGCCTCGTGCCGACCGCCCCCGCTGTGGCCGGCGCGCTGGCGAAGTTCGAGGGCTTCCACCGCACAACGCTGCCGATGAAAGACTCCCCTGCGGCGAAAGCCATCCTCGGGCCTCGCGCGAGTTGACGGCGACTCGGAGCGCGCTCATGTGCGATTTCATCACCGTCGCGGTGCACGAAGATGATCTCGGGCAGTTGCACTCCACCTTGCCCGAGCGATTCAGGCTGCATACGCAAGATCATCCACAGTTGAGCCCTATGCTCCCGGCTGGATTTGTTCAACGTTACGTCACCGAGCAGGATGCGGATTGTTCCTGCGGGCTTCACGGGGTGGATCATGAATCCGTGACACGTGCGCAGAATGAGTTGGCCCATTTCCAAACGCGAAAGCAAAAGGCCGGTTGGTCCGAAGCCAAGATCGAACGCGCGGCCGCATCGTTGCGATGTTCACTCGAAAAGGCCGAGCATGATGACTGGGTCGGAATCGATCCGGACATCGCTGTTTGGCTGCGAGCCGTAGGGCCGCTGGTCCGCGGATTGTACCTGCTCATTCACAGCTACAACGGCGGCGTCGATACAGAACGCCTGAAGCTCACGCGGGCCCGATTGAGCTTCACTAAATTGTGCGATCGGTCGTTCGTCACGCCGGAAGATGTGTTGCTGGAGTTATCGTAATTGTGCGGAGTTTTTGGAACGAATGAGTGAACTCGCCCCGGTGCTGGACGCCCTGCTCGCCGACCTCGACGCCGGTCGGCCGGTCGCGCTCTGCACCGTCGTCTGCACGCGCGGCAGCACGCCGCGGGCGCCGGGAGCGACGATGCTTGTCCGCGCTGACGGCAAAACGCTCGGCACGCTCGGCGGCGGCTGCGTCGAGGCCGAGGTTCGCAAACGCGCGTTTGAAATGCTTCGCGCCAACCGGAGCGGCCTCCTCGATTTCACGCTCGATCACGACTACGGCTGGGACGACGGCCTTATCTGCGGCGGGCGCATGTTCATCGGTGTGATGCCGATGTCGCGCGAGACCGATGCCGCGCCCTACCGCGCCGCCCTCACCGCCACGCGTGCGCGACAGCCGGCGACGTTTCCCATCGTCATCAGCAACGCGCCACCCGAAGGCAAGACAGGCGGCAATGGAAGTGCCGTAACGCAACACTCGCCCGCAGCGAATGTCGCATCGGTCATGCCACGACGCGAGCGTTACACCGTGCATCTCGAAGTACCGCCGACGCTGCTCATTGCCGGGGCGGGTCACGTCGGCCAGGCACTGGCCAAGCTGGCGGTTGACCTGGACTTTCACGTCGTCGTCATTGACGACCGCGCCGACTACGCCGCGTGCGAGCGATTCGATTCTCGCGTCGAACTGGTGGTCGGCGACATCGCCGCTGCGCTGCGAACCCGCGCGATCGACTCCGGTTGCTACGTCGTCATCGTCACGCGCGGCCATCAGAATGATGAGAAGGCCCTCGACGCGGTGATCCGTTCAACCGCCGGTTACATTGGTTTGATCGGCAGCAGGCGAAAGAGCCGATTGATTCTCGACGATTTGCGCGCGGCTGGCGTGCCCGATGAACTCCTCGCGCGCGTGCATACGCCGATCGGACTTCCGATCAACGCGGTGACGGTTCCGGAAATCGCGGTCAGTATCGCGGCGGAACTGGTGCAGGTGCGCCGCACTCAACTTCCGGCGCTGGTCGAAGGGCCGGTGGAAACACAATAAGCCGCGGGCTTCAGCTCGCGGCCCTTTGAGTATTACGCGCTTTGCGCCAATCGGTGATAAATCAACCTCGCCAGCACGCGGCGACGATAGACGGCAGTGGATCGCATATCGTCGATTGGCGAAATATCACCGGCAAGCAATGATTCAATTTCATCGGGCCTCGTGAAGATCCGGCCCGAGTCCAGCGCAGATTCCAACATGCGACAGCGCACGACCGTTGGCGCAACGCTGTTGGCGACAACCCGCCAAGAGCCGGCAGCGTCCGGCGCACCGGATGCCCGCTCGCCCACTACGGCGGATCTTCGACTCGCGCTCGGGGCCGGGATTGCGTGACCCCTGGTCACTGACATCTGACCACTGACCACTGCCCTCCTCACCATCGCCACACCGACTTTCGTAATCGCCTGCGCCCGCCGCGCGCCGACTTTGTGAAACCACTGCACGCCCCATGTCGGCGGCGGCAGACGAATCGCCACGATCAGCTCATCCGCCGCCCGCACGCTCTTGCGATAACCGGTGAAATACTCGTCGAGTCGAACCTCGCGCCGGCCGCGCACCGACGCAAGTGTCACAGTTGCGTCATACGCCATCAGCACCGGCACGCCGTCCGCCGCCGGCGAGCCATTGCCAACGTTGCCCGCCCAGGTGCCGCGCGTCTGAATCTGCACCGCGCCGACCTGCCGCGCCGCCTCGGCCAACAAGGGATACGCCGCCGCCGCCTCGCGCGACTGCATCACATCCCAGTAAGTCGTCAGCCCGCCGAGCGTCAGCGACGCGCCGTCGCCGACGCCGGTCCATTCCATCACGGCCAGCTCGCGCACGCGCGACAGGTCCAGCAGCGTCAACTTATCCTTCGCGCGATGATGCCACGACACCATCACGTCCGTGCCGCCGGCGATCGGCGTCACCGGCTCCCCGCGCGAGGCCGAGTCGGCCAGCATCATCAGCGCTTCATCCAATCCTCGCGGTGACAGCACTCTCACGGCCGCGATCCCCCCCGATCACCCGGCCCGGGGCGCGCCACGCCGCGCATCGGAATGCCGCGTAACGTCAACGCCGCCTCGGCACCCGCCACGACGCCGTCGTACCCCGTGCAGCGGCACAAGTTGCCGCTCAAGAACTCCCGCAAATCGACATTCGACGCAATCTCCGGCCGCTCCAGCAGCCAGCGGATGCTCATCACAATCCCCGGCGTGCAGGCGCCGCATTGCGATGTGCCCGTCACGTTCAACGCGCTCGCCACGTCCGCCGCCACGCTCTCCACGGTCGTCACGACACGTCCGGCAGCCTGGAACGCCGGCACGAGACACGAATTTACCAACAAGCCGTCCAGGATGACGCTGCACGCGCCGCACTCACCCTCGCCGCA includes these proteins:
- the pucD_1 gene encoding putative xanthine dehydrogenase subunit D, whose translation is MLREDFDIISPKNGCQPMGQCGCCTILIDGKPRLSCTIKASVAAGKNVTTLEGLPESKRQQIADCFVHAGAVQCGFCIPGIAMRAHALCEKNAAPTHDQITGDLRAHLCRCTGYTKIVDAIDLLARVRGGEPMPSNGCAGKVGERLHRYTGHDAALGMRRYIDDIKVPGMVHAAPRLSDHPRALVKKINTAPAMAVPGVLRVVTAADVPGNRIVGLITQDWPVFVAEGEETRYVGDVLAFVVATDVHAARYAADQIEIEYDIRAPVTTPDEALKPGAPKIHPGGNLLSKAALVRGEPDAVLAASAHVVENVWQTQCIEHMYLEPEAAIAIPDGDGLKLLTQGQGIFDDRRQTAKVLGWPIERVRAELVSNGGAFGGKEDMSVQAQTALCAVLVNKPVKCVLTREQSLRLHPKRHPVRISLKVGCDAEGRLTAARVRIIGDKGAYASVGAKVLERAAGHAIGPYKCENIDIESLAVYTNNPPNGAMRGFGANQAAYAIEGALDMLAAKVGIDGWEIRWRNILRPGDRFCTGQRLTKPFGLEQTLLAVRDAYRAEKFAGIACGIKNVGIGNGLPEIGCASLTVETDGRITLRTGHTEMGQGLFTIAIQTAVQETGLPHEIFTARCDTSDPNDSGQTTGSRGTVLTCHAVIDACKKLNADLKQLNWPTDTEPTANEPRACANEPRASARAAMQALATLAGRKYLGRWECYKTDKFGADVPEPKTHLTYGFATQVCILDETGRIKKFIAAHDVGRVMNPTLLEGQLEGSIHMGLGYALTEEMVYDGGRLVTDDVKSCGVLRAHHMPPIEMVLVEVPDPDCPYGARGVAEIGLVPTAPAVAGALAKFEGFHRTTLPMKDSPAAKAILGPRAS
- the thrC_2 gene encoding Threonine synthase; this translates as MSLATQLICVSCEKEFPPAAGWTCPACGPDEGILDVQYDLPRVRQTLTRAALATRPLSHWRYAELLPVAVPPPAGIEQIGWTPLVDAPRLAAALGIGRLRLKDDGRSASASFKDRASSIGVAHAIQTLVATASHHGGSSTSSGTSRDRADPRATPIAIQIACASTGNAASSLAHCAAAAGLACNIFVPRTVPEGKLTQLLAYGARVFKVMGSYAEAYDLCTTACARFGWYNRNCAVNPYLVEGKKTGGLEVAEQCADDPPEWVAVSIGDGCTIAGIYKGLRQMREAGVISWNARMLGVQAAGVAPITNLWQRLIAGESLEKLTNRELHSRDTTYADSINCPVPRNWRKALAALRDSGGACVAVTDEQIMEAVRTTGRLSGVFAEPAAAAAVAGIAQARRDGILTERSSVVAMITGNGLKDTAGALRAVGKPHEIKPDVGEVERIIRQE
- a CDS encoding 2-C-methyl-D-erythritol 4-phosphate cytidylyltransferase; translation: MNDRDRIFAMIPAAGLSRRMGRPKQLIAVNGQPMVLRLAESMAAVDAIAGVMVVTRRAIADALGATKIESSHGRIRIAFNEDESSEMIDSVRIGLRALGETWGRGRAGIGEFSPHDGILVCPGDYPGLTTDAFAACAGAYLAAISRESKTSGASDCAHGRPPIIIASHGGRRGHPIIFPVELIPFVMSPACDGGLNALTREFADRVRLVDLPTDAVLRDADTPDDLTD
- a CDS encoding 8-oxoguanine deaminase; this translates as MSTILTNAILCDLDPPRVQLGALRIEDGLITHRGRSVPAGRDDEVIDLGGAVVMPGLVNGHTHLYSALAVGMPPSPKTPRNFLQILKYVWWRLDQALDAESIEMSARIGALEALRCGTTTLIDHHASPCAIDGSLDRIEAGLHAVGLRGVLCYETTDRHGRAGREAGLAENARYIVKCRDHGRGRFAGLVGAHACFTLEDESLRALADLSQKTRCGVHIHVAEDPCDERACRRQHRKSLIARLTAFGLLHERSIFAHGTHLDAAAIKRVRAAKVTMAHNARSNMNNAVGYAPVAEFGPRVMLGTDGIGANMFGEARAAWFIARHSGSRLAPGDIVAMLAQSARRASASLGVTLGKLQPRAVADVVITNHRPFTPIDTSNLTGHLLFGLGPQHVESVMIGGRWKLRGGKVLECDEVGAREAAVGISKRMWKKMENFK
- the pucA gene encoding putative xanthine dehydrogenase subunit A → MSELAPVLDALLADLDAGRPVALCTVVCTRGSTPRAPGATMLVRADGKTLGTLGGGCVEAEVRKRAFEMLRANRSGLLDFTLDHDYGWDDGLICGGRMFIGVMPMSRETDAAPYRAALTATRARQPATFPIVISNAPPEGKTGGNGSAVTQHSPAANVASVMPRRERYTVHLEVPPTLLIAGAGHVGQALAKLAVDLDFHVVVIDDRADYAACERFDSRVELVVGDIAAALRTRAIDSGCYVVIVTRGHQNDEKALDAVIRSTAGYIGLIGSRRKSRLILDDLRAAGVPDELLARVHTPIGLPINAVTVPEIAVSIAAELVQVRRTQLPALVEGPVETQ
- a CDS encoding putative selenate reductase subunit YgfK; translated protein: MRTWHFDYTGIDAESGSRWYNDNMAELVPAPFADLVRRLYLEPSRQDALFELPRNRWYAPAADGPDLSVAFHGHRAGNPLGPAAGPHTQMAQNILLSYVAGGRILELKTVQVNDRLTIGRPCIDVTNVGYNIEWSQELRIAESIREYVAGAMLIDMFRSAHPDGPAGNRGPAGDVVYDLSVGYDLAGIRGEAVRGFLDAMIDARPMVEQLRAEIPVEFAAARKLEYPARISDSITLSTFHGCPADEIERICEFLMGEYDFNVIVKMNPPMLGKERLEHLLHDVLGYTELTVNPEAYRTGLGFDEGVQLCRRLSGFAAARGRTFGAKFSNTLEVLNHRDFFTPDNKVMYLSGQPLHVITMTLTDEFRRAMGAEFPISFSAGISAANFPNVVACGFVPITVSTDLLRPGGYGRMQSLLEGLISQMKKSGGARTIPEFILHRAQVRKRIPDDCQVERPNEELIRMLSAPRTRLSVAESSVWNTTFEVAGIGNDPRYHAAQNRKVPKRIDSHLETFDCITCDKCMPVCPNAANFTYPTPKIAFDYHDILVSPLDGESRSDRLTHRNGDSRRFEITESMQIACYSDFCNECGNCDTFCPEYGGPYIKKPTFFGSERSWEQAAPRDGFVIGQSVQGPWIRGRIKGRVFRLMAADGHLVLDDGVVVAEFDGATHALKALHAHSPLEGEHTLNLWAYHTMRHLLTGVLDASRVNQVNVHQ
- the ndhF gene encoding Nicotinate dehydrogenase FAD-subunit is translated as MMLADSASRGEPVTPIAGGTDVMVSWHHRAKDKLTLLDLSRVRELAVMEWTGVGDGASLTLGGLTTYWDVMQSREAAAAYPLLAEAARQVGAVQIQTRGTWAGNVGNGSPAADGVPVLMAYDATVTLASVRGRREVRLDEYFTGYRKSVRAADELIVAIRLPPPTWGVQWFHKVGARRAQAITKVGVAMVRRAVVSGQMSVTRGHAIPAPSASRRSAVVGERASGAPDAAGSWRVVANSVAPTVVRCRMLESALDSGRIFTRPDEIESLLAGDISPIDDMRSTAVYRRRVLARLIYHRLAQSA